TGCCTGTAAAAAATATGGCATTCAGTCACGAAGTACAGTTATGAATTGGTTGAGAAAATTTGGTAACTTTGACTGGGAAAATCAAACCCCATCAAATATGCCTAAATCACCAGAACAAAGGATAATGGAGCTTGAAGCAGAAGTAAAACTCCTAAAAAAACAAAAAGCACTGCTCGAAAGACAAGCCTATGTATCGGATAAGAAATCAATTATTTTCGATATGATGATTGACCTTGCCCAACAAGAATATCAAATTGATATACGAAATGTGAAACATTCAGTGAGTCCTATTGAAAAAAATAAAATACACGAACTAAAAAACTCACCCCCGAACTATCGAAACTTTCCGAGAAAAAGAACAAGAAACAGTAAGTTTTGCCTGTCAGCTGTTCGGGGTGGATAGACAGGTTTATTATCGCAATTTAAAGCGTAGAGATACGCGTAAAAACAACGCAAAACAAGTAGTGGCAATGGTAGCAGAAATAAGAAAACACAGTCCCAAAATGGGCGGAAGAAAACTTTATTCTCTTTTAAAAGAGGAATTGAAAATGTTAAAAATAGGTAGAGATAAATTTTTTAATATACTAAGAGCTAATCATTTACTTATTATTCCTAAAAGAAGTTATCATAAAACAACCAACTCGTTACATCGTTTTATGAAACACACTAATTTGATAAAAGATTATCAAGTAAAAGCTCCTAACCGACTTTGGGTAGCAGACATTACTTACTTGGGTAACAGAGAAAATCCTGCTTATTTGAGTTTGATTACAGATGCTTATTCGAAGAAAATTGTAGGCTATGATGTGTCGGACTCTTTGGCTAGTACTTCCAGTTTAAAAGCTTTAAAATCCGCTTTGAAAAAGGAAAAAATAGAGGAATTAATTCATCATTCAGATAGAGGGTTGCAATATTGTTCAGATGATTATCAAAAGGTTTTAAATCAGTATAATATCCGATGTAGTATGACTCAAGAGTCTGATCCTTACCAGAATGCAATTGCGGAAAGAATCAATGGAATTTTGAAACAAGAGTATGATATTGACAAATTTAATGTAAATTTGCAATGTAGAAAGAAGTTGGTAGCTGATGTGGTTAAAATATACAACGAAAAGAGACCTCATTTTTCGAATCATTTTTTAACCCCAAAACAGATGCATACCCAACAGGAATTAGTTCCTAAATTGTATAAAAGAAAAAGTGATACAGTTGGTAAGACTGTACCACTTGATTAATAATTTTTTAGTTGTTTAATCCTGTATCATTTTTTCAGGACGAGACATTCCCTTGAATATACTCGGTTTTTCGAATTGCTAAGATGTTTTCAGCAAGCTCAAGAGTTTCTTTATTTTGTTTTTTTTCTTCTTTTGAATTAGGATTTGAATGAAGATAAAGTTTAAGATTTTCATATTCCCTCAAGTGTCTGCGTTTACCATCTTTACCGACTTCCGAACCACGATAGTATTCGATGAAAAGGCTAACTTTTCCGTCTTTTAATTTTCGTTGAAATAATGATATTTTCATAAGTAGTACGTTTGTACTACTCTCTGGTTTGGAGTAGTACAAATGTATTAATAAAAGATTACACTAGAAAATAAATCCAACATAATTTTCTGTAAATCAAATAAAAGAAAACATAAGAAACTAAAGAAAACAAATTTATTTGCCAATACAAAAATTCGCAAAGATATTCCCGAGTACTTCGTCATTAGTCACTTCGCCGGAGATAGTACCAAGATGGTAGAGAGCCTCACGAATGTCGATAGCAAGAAGGTCTCCTGAAATATTCATTTCCAAACCTTCCTGAACTTTTATAATCTCGGCAAGGGCATTAGAAAGTGCTTCGTAATGACGTGAATTACTAATAATTATATTATTCGCAGAGGACGTAAAACTTTCAGCGTACGTTGCAAGTTCTGACTTCAATATGTCTATATTTATATTCTCCTTAGCGGAAATTCCTAAAATGATATCTGTATATTTAGGGACAAGTTCCGACTTCAATTTTCGGTCGAAATCACCAAATTCACCACCAGATACATCTACTTTGTTATGCAAAAGAATTATCTTTAAGTCGTCTCGATATACTTCTTTCACAAAATCAATAACTTCCTCAGGTTGATTATCCAATTCATCATAGAGGTATAATAAAACATTGGCTTGTGTAATCTTTTCTTTCGCTTTTTTAACACCAATCTCTTCTATTTTATCAGAAGTTTCACGAATTCCTGCTGTATCGATGAATCGGAAAGCTGTTCCGCCGATGTGTAACACTTCCTCGATGGTATCACGTGTTGTTCCCGCAATGTCCGAAACGATAGCTCGTTCTTCATTCAAAAGAACATTCAAAAGCGTTGATTTCCCAGCATTGGGTTTGCCTACAATCGCCACTGGAACCCCATTTTTGATAACATTTCCCGTTGCAAATGAGTCCATCAATCGTTTAATTGTAGTCTGAATCCTTGAAAGTAGTGAACGAAATTGGTTTCTGTCGGCAAATTCTACATCTTCTTCCGAAAAATCAAGTTCTAATTCAATTAAAGATGCAAAATTCAGTAATTCAGTACGTAGTTCCTCAATTTCAGAAGTAAAACCGCCTCGCATTTGTTTCATAGCGATAGTGTGAGCAGCTTCGCTGTCGGAGGCAATAAGGTCAGCAACAGCTTCAGCTTGTGACAAATCCATTTTTCCATTTAGAAATGCCCTTAAAGTAAATTCCCCCGCCTTTGCTAATCGACATCCTTTGGCAAGACAAACTTTTATCACTTGCTGAATGATATAACTACTTCCGTGACAAGAAAATTCTACAGTAGGTTCACCCGTATATGACTTATTTCCTTTAAAAATCGTTGCAAGACATTCATCTATTATCGTCTTATTATCAAAAAAATATCCCAAATGTACGGTATGCGAATCAGAATTAGCTAAACTTCTTCCGTGATGTGCTTTAAATACGCTATCAGCAATTGAAATGGCATCTTTTCCTGATATTCTGATGATAGCAATAGCTCCACTCCCTGAAGCTGTTGCTAACGCTATGATAGTTTCATTCATTTCTTTTTAGTTTTCAATCATTAAAATCTATATGATAATTAGTTCCTACAAATTACTGATTTGCTTTTAGTAAAAAACTACTTAATATTTTTTGTCATCTGAATTATTTTTGATATTTAGTAATGATTATTTACTAATAATAAGTTATTTCAATTTCAATAATATGAGTTAATTGCCCATTTACATATATTTTTGTTTGTAAGCAATTGCCGCTTTCATCATATTGATACGTTTTAACTTTATTATAATTATCATTATAAACAGACGTGTTCTTTATCATATTTCCTTTCGAATCGTATTCAAAAGTTTCTAGTTCAATTCTTTTTTTATTTTGATCAAATTTTTCTATTTTTAATTCTTTCCCAAAATCATTATAAGAATAAAGTTTTTTAGATATCTTATTATCATTTTGTTCAAAAACTTCCATTACTTTTCCGCCATTATCATATGTATATATCCATTTCCGATTATTTTCTAATGCATATTCTTGCTTTTTAAGTTGATTATTAAAATGATATTCTTTTATAATTGATTTTATAATTTTATTATCAGAATTGTATGTTAATTCTTTAATAACTCTACCTTTTGCATTGTATTTGTATGTAGTTTTTTCATAAATAACACCTTCATCATTTCTTTTTTCAAATTTTACTAATCTATTTTTATTATCATAAAAGAAATATTGGTCTTCTTCTAATTCTTTTTCCTGATGATGTTCTGTTTTTTGATGTATCAGGTTATTATTTTTATCATATTCAAAAACTTTGGAATAGAATAAAGCATTATCCATATAATTCTTCTCTTGAATTTTATTATTATTTTGATTATAGATATAATCTGTTTGTTGTTTTTCGTATTTTCCTTGTATAATATGGCTAACTATTTGTCCGTTATTGTTATAAATAATTGTATCTATTTGTGTTTTTGTAGAATTTTCACCATAATATTCATAGGTTTCTTTATAGTATTTTTTATTTTGAGTATTATAAAAGGTTATTTCTTTCAATTCTGGATTACCAAGAGTATCCCATTTGATACGTTCAATGATATTTCCTTTAAGGTCATAAGTATAAGTATTATTATAATGGTCATCATCAAAAGGTGTTATTGAAAGACCTCTTGACATAATAATATTTCCGTCTTTTTCAATTGCATTATAGTAAAAAGTACTTGTTGATTTTAGTTTTCTGTTAGGATAAAGATTTTTATCTATAGGAATTGAAATTTTTACATTGTCATAAGGAATAGACTTACAAGAAATCAATAGTAAACCTATTATTATAAATAAAAAACACCTAATTTTCATACTTTTTTTATTATATTATGATTAAAATAAATTGATTTGTAATTACTTTTATTATAATGATAAGTTATTTTAAAAGAAAAGATAACAATGTTTTTTCTATTAGGCTATTTTATAATTACATCATATAATGAGTTTTATTTATTTTGATGTTAAAAAGTTAATTCAACTAATGAAATGTATTTATCAAACCAAATTAAATTTAATTCATTTGATGCTATTATTAGAATAAATCATTTTTAAATCAATTCACTCAATGTAATTTATTTAATTAAATAAATTAAACTTAATTCATTGAGTGTAATCAATACAATAGATGATGTTAAACTTAACTCATCTGATGCAATAAGTTTATTTTATAGTTTTATATGCAATTCATTAAATGCAATAGGTTTAAATTAGTAAAATAAACCTATTGCATTATGTGTTAAATATTGATTTTACGGAATAAATAAAGTTATTTACTTGTTTTCAAGTAGTTTTATTCCTATGTTTATTGATTTTGATAACGATTTGCGGTAATTTCAGCAATTTTTACAATAACTTGGGTAGCTTTTTGCATACTTTCTACAGGAACATATTCAAATTTCCCGTGAAAATTGTGCCCTCCTGCAAAAATATTCGGACAAGGAAGCCCCATAAAGCTAAGCTGTGAGCCATCGGTTCCACCACGTATTGGTTTAATTATTGGCGTGATACCTAAGTCTTTCATTGCTTGTTCGGCAATTTCAACAATGTGGAATACAGGCTCTACTTTTTCACGCATATTATAGTATTGGTCTTTAATTTCAATACTTACTGCATTGTTGTGCTTTTGATTTAAGTCATCAACAATTTGATGTAGCAATTGCTTTTGTTTTTCGAAAAGCTCACGGTCGTGATTTCTTACAATAAGCTGAACCACTGTATTTTCAATGTCTCCAGAAATGCTTGTCACGTGAAAGAAACCTTCTCTACCACTGGTTCGCTCAGGGACTTGACTCTCAGGAAGTGCTCCAACAAATTCATTGGCAATAAGCAACGAATTCACCATTTTATTTTTGGCATAGCCTGGGTGCACACTTTTGCCTTTGAATAGAACTTTAGCTCCTGCTGCGTTAAAATTTT
This genomic window from Capnocytophaga canimorsus contains:
- a CDS encoding transposase, which encodes MDKYVKRTQRDYSMSFKLNIVKEIESGSLSTCGACKKYGIQSRSTVMNWLRKFGNFDWENQTPSNMPKSPEQRIMELEAEVKLLKKQKALLERQAYVSDKKSIIFDMMIDLAQQEYQIDIRNVKHSVSPIEKNKIHELKNSPPNYRNFPRKRTRNSKFCLSAVRGG
- a CDS encoding IS3 family transposase is translated as MDRQVYYRNLKRRDTRKNNAKQVVAMVAEIRKHSPKMGGRKLYSLLKEELKMLKIGRDKFFNILRANHLLIIPKRSYHKTTNSLHRFMKHTNLIKDYQVKAPNRLWVADITYLGNRENPAYLSLITDAYSKKIVGYDVSDSLASTSSLKALKSALKKEKIEELIHHSDRGLQYCSDDYQKVLNQYNIRCSMTQESDPYQNAIAERINGILKQEYDIDKFNVNLQCRKKLVADVVKIYNEKRPHFSNHFLTPKQMHTQQELVPKLYKRKSDTVGKTVPLD
- the mnmE gene encoding tRNA uridine-5-carboxymethylaminomethyl(34) synthesis GTPase MnmE produces the protein MNETIIALATASGSGAIAIIRISGKDAISIADSVFKAHHGRSLANSDSHTVHLGYFFDNKTIIDECLATIFKGNKSYTGEPTVEFSCHGSSYIIQQVIKVCLAKGCRLAKAGEFTLRAFLNGKMDLSQAEAVADLIASDSEAAHTIAMKQMRGGFTSEIEELRTELLNFASLIELELDFSEEDVEFADRNQFRSLLSRIQTTIKRLMDSFATGNVIKNGVPVAIVGKPNAGKSTLLNVLLNEERAIVSDIAGTTRDTIEEVLHIGGTAFRFIDTAGIRETSDKIEEIGVKKAKEKITQANVLLYLYDELDNQPEEVIDFVKEVYRDDLKIILLHNKVDVSGGEFGDFDRKLKSELVPKYTDIILGISAKENINIDILKSELATYAESFTSSANNIIISNSRHYEALSNALAEIIKVQEGLEMNISGDLLAIDIREALYHLGTISGEVTNDEVLGNIFANFCIGK